Proteins encoded in a region of the Fibrobacter sp. genome:
- a CDS encoding HigA family addiction module antitoxin → MAEEKERDYWWVVAPGEILQEKLDEMNMDVNEFASRIGYTAKTVNEILKGKCRITTEMAINLEYATNISSTSWLNLQYKYEQDLMRKQIKATLGDKSIWRNSLPLSELKPRQWVEDIDNKEDNISPLLRFFGVSSPKAWENYYCKASLKVAFRISLAEAQDPYAASVWLRRGEILADAIKMEKQNDKKQRIVIKKALPQFIELASAYGSKSTMGKPGEIDEGMVKLQELGASLGMKILYVQNFKSAPIHGMARWYRDIPVIQLHDRFKDHKAFWFTFFHELAHIILHGKKDIFIKNMYHGNKNPLKDEEANMFAQKCMDDAFKTQP, encoded by the coding sequence AATTTGCCTCCCGCATTGGTTATACGGCAAAAACTGTGAATGAAATTCTAAAAGGGAAATGCCGCATTACCACAGAAATGGCAATCAACCTAGAATACGCCACGAATATTTCAAGTACTAGCTGGTTAAACCTTCAGTACAAATACGAACAGGACTTGATGCGTAAGCAAATCAAGGCTACACTAGGTGACAAGTCCATCTGGCGCAACAGCCTTCCGCTAAGCGAGTTAAAGCCCCGCCAATGGGTTGAAGACATCGACAACAAGGAAGACAACATTTCACCACTGTTGCGTTTCTTTGGAGTTTCCAGCCCCAAGGCATGGGAAAATTATTACTGTAAGGCAAGTCTCAAGGTAGCCTTTCGCATTTCGCTGGCAGAGGCTCAGGACCCTTACGCCGCATCCGTCTGGCTTCGCCGTGGAGAAATTCTCGCCGACGCCATCAAGATGGAAAAACAGAACGACAAAAAGCAGCGAATCGTCATCAAGAAGGCGTTACCGCAATTTATTGAGCTTGCGTCTGCCTACGGTTCCAAGAGTACTATGGGCAAGCCGGGCGAAATCGACGAAGGCATGGTCAAATTGCAGGAATTGGGAGCAAGTCTCGGCATGAAGATTCTTTATGTTCAGAATTTCAAGTCGGCTCCCATTCACGGCATGGCCCGCTGGTATCGCGACATTCCCGTAATTCAGCTTCACGACCGTTTCAAGGACCACAAAGCATTCTGGTTTACCTTCTTCCATGAATTAGCCCACATCATTCTGCATGGTAAAAAGGACATTTTCATCAAGAACATGTACCACGGCAACAAAAATCCCCTAAAGGACGAAGAAGCCAATATGTTTGCCCAGAAATGCATGGACGACGCTTTTAAAACTCAACCTTGA